In Candidatus Contubernalis alkalaceticus, the following proteins share a genomic window:
- a CDS encoding nitroreductase family protein, translating to MKAIEIIQKRRSVRTYSNISVGTETKEKLEKIFEEHKKGPFNNIMRFRLLDLGNLEIGEMRKLGTYGVIKGAKLYILAAVKEGTRCMEDVGYCMEHIILKATSFGLGTCWLAGTFKRSSFAEQMQLSEDELLPAIIPVGYPAEKAALVERMMRFGVKARHRKPWEELFFKEDGKTPLRKEDAGNYKEVLEAVRLGPSATNRQPWRVIKDNKGLYHLYLQENSFYNRALGKIRLQNIDMGIAMCHFELAAGQLGIKGRWQEVTPGLDLTGLDYIVSWV from the coding sequence ATGAAAGCCATCGAAATAATACAAAAGAGAAGGTCTGTTCGCACGTATTCCAATATTTCCGTTGGCACCGAGACTAAGGAAAAATTGGAGAAAATATTTGAGGAACACAAAAAAGGCCCCTTTAATAACATAATGAGATTTAGACTGCTGGACCTGGGAAACCTGGAAATTGGCGAGATGCGGAAGTTGGGCACCTATGGTGTGATAAAGGGCGCCAAACTTTATATCCTGGCAGCGGTAAAAGAAGGAACACGATGTATGGAAGATGTGGGATACTGTATGGAACACATTATCCTAAAAGCCACCTCTTTTGGACTGGGAACCTGTTGGCTGGCGGGAACTTTTAAAAGAAGCAGTTTTGCTGAACAGATGCAGCTGTCGGAAGATGAACTTCTCCCGGCCATTATTCCGGTGGGTTATCCTGCAGAGAAGGCAGCCCTGGTGGAACGAATGATGCGTTTTGGGGTGAAAGCACGCCATAGGAAGCCCTGGGAAGAACTCTTTTTTAAAGAGGATGGAAAAACACCCTTGAGGAAAGAGGATGCAGGTAATTATAAGGAGGTCTTGGAGGCGGTTCGTCTGGGGCCATCGGCTACCAACCGTCAGCCCTGGCGGGTGATTAAAGATAATAAGGGCCTGTACCATTTGTACCTGCAGGAGAATTCCTTCTATAACAGGGCCCTGGGTAAAATTAGATTACAAAATATTGACATGGGGATTGCCATGTGCCATTTTGAATTGGCAGCCGGCCAGCTGGGGATAAAAGGCCGGTGGCAGGAGGTTACTCCCGGGCTAGATCTAACTGGGTTAGATTATATTGTTTCTTGGGTGTAA
- a CDS encoding DUF2062 domain-containing protein yields the protein MAKWKNFKSRFYDTIEKQILEINEKPYKVALGCALGIGINFFPTIGIGFIFAFVLAVLFRVNRASAAVTSLVTGPLIPLMYALNLVIGGFILTPVSGKENIIEFVISQYSIILKLGNIQEKLFGFLDFFGSTFLLGAAVNAALFGTAFYFFVGYILNKRFK from the coding sequence TTGGCAAAATGGAAAAACTTTAAAAGTCGATTCTACGATACTATTGAGAAACAGATTCTAGAGATTAACGAAAAACCATATAAAGTTGCGCTGGGGTGCGCTCTTGGGATAGGAATAAACTTCTTTCCTACTATTGGTATTGGTTTTATTTTTGCCTTTGTACTGGCAGTGCTTTTTAGGGTTAACCGGGCCAGCGCGGCTGTAACCAGTCTCGTTACCGGACCTTTAATTCCCTTAATGTACGCTCTAAACCTGGTTATTGGAGGATTTATTCTGACTCCGGTTTCAGGTAAAGAAAACATTATTGAATTTGTGATCAGCCAGTACTCAATAATTTTAAAACTGGGAAATATCCAGGAAAAGCTTTTTGGTTTTCTAGATTTTTTCGGCTCCACTTTTCTTTTAGGGGCAGCTGTTAATGCAGCACTATTTGGAACAGCATTTTATTTTTTTGTTGGATATATATTAAATAAGAGGTTCAAATAG
- a CDS encoding CheR family methyltransferase, with the protein MGASAGGLKALEEFFTHLPVKTDVPSAFVLVQHMHPEHKSHLCDLMKKYTHLHVCEARDGMEVEPHVIYINPPNRDMTMSQGRLLLREIRKTQGLHLPIDGFFRSLADDQKDRSICIVLSGTGTDGTLGLKSIKGEGGMAMVQDPDSAEHKGMPCSAIATGMVDYILPPKEIPGILMKYIGHAFGTRRRFLAPSVPEDNASMQKILALLHTQTGHDFSGYKLNTITRRLERRLNLNLIKNSSNYFRYLQKNPLEVKALFQDLLVGVTCFFRDAEAFEKLQETVIPSIFAGKDKSHSIRVWVPGCSTGEEAYSLAIFLHEHMEKTRQPLQVKVFATDIDRRAVEYARNGLYPANIVSDVSPERLKRFFTRTDSNTYHINSIIRKMVIFAEQSITGDPPFSNIDLISCRNVLIYLDRELQSKVLHLFHYALKHNGFLFLGTSETTGEFMDFFNVVDRKWRIYQSKGNAALYQTLKNYSAPYIKRVPLRINTHHQQEKMVSIREIAEKTLLRDYAPASVITSNYGDILYFHGRTGKYLEPVQGDANMNIFQMARKGLKVELATAIRKATVQKESSYFQGLHVSDNGQTSTINLKVTPVNEDSELIMVSFEDVVLPESVSLNEIAATSQYGIDEKMAAIEQELQNKDEYLQTIIEELETSNEELQSTNEEFQSTNEELETSKEELGSLNEELMTVNTELQQKIEELTQANNDLNNLLAGTGVATIFIDHNLCIQRFTPTATQIINLIASDVGRPVNHIASNLNDYVNLVEDVQSVLDTLVPKEVEVQSKNGNWYLMRILPYRTLSNAIEGAVVNFIDITEQKNVQRLSRLAVVVQDSLDAFILQDLKGKILAWNPGAEKLYGWSENEALAMNIRDTIPEELRTDALKTVKELTERKSLEPAKTQRLTKQGKTVKVWMNATLLVKDDEPYAIATTVRESD; encoded by the coding sequence ATAGGTGCATCTGCCGGCGGGTTGAAGGCCTTGGAAGAGTTCTTCACTCATTTGCCTGTAAAAACCGACGTGCCCAGTGCTTTTGTCCTGGTTCAGCATATGCACCCAGAACACAAAAGCCACTTGTGTGATTTAATGAAGAAGTATACCCATTTACACGTCTGCGAGGCCAGGGATGGGATGGAAGTAGAGCCTCATGTAATTTACATTAACCCTCCTAATCGGGACATGACAATGTCCCAGGGCAGGTTGCTTTTAAGGGAGATTAGAAAAACTCAAGGTTTGCACCTGCCCATTGACGGTTTTTTCCGCTCTCTAGCTGATGACCAAAAGGACCGTTCTATCTGCATTGTGCTTTCCGGAACTGGCACCGATGGAACCTTAGGTCTAAAGTCGATAAAAGGCGAAGGCGGGATGGCCATGGTACAGGATCCTGATTCGGCCGAACATAAGGGTATGCCCTGCAGTGCTATTGCCACAGGAATGGTGGACTATATTCTGCCGCCAAAGGAAATTCCGGGAATTTTAATGAAATATATCGGCCATGCTTTTGGAACAAGACGACGTTTCTTGGCTCCCTCCGTTCCCGAAGATAATGCCTCAATGCAAAAAATTCTAGCCTTACTTCACACCCAGACAGGCCATGATTTTTCCGGCTACAAGCTGAATACCATAACCCGCCGCCTTGAACGACGCCTCAACCTCAATCTAATTAAAAATTCGAGTAATTATTTCCGCTATCTACAAAAAAACCCCCTGGAAGTCAAGGCCCTCTTTCAAGATTTGCTGGTGGGAGTAACCTGTTTTTTCCGCGATGCAGAAGCCTTTGAAAAACTTCAGGAAACAGTCATCCCCTCAATATTTGCAGGGAAAGACAAGAGTCATTCCATTCGGGTATGGGTGCCCGGTTGTTCCACCGGAGAAGAAGCATATTCTCTTGCCATCTTCCTCCATGAACATATGGAAAAAACAAGACAACCTCTCCAGGTAAAAGTCTTTGCCACTGATATCGATAGGCGGGCCGTTGAGTATGCCCGAAACGGCCTCTACCCCGCCAACATCGTTTCGGATGTTTCCCCGGAACGGTTAAAGCGTTTTTTTACTCGCACAGATAGTAACACCTACCATATTAATAGTATAATCCGGAAAATGGTTATCTTTGCAGAGCAGAGCATCACAGGGGATCCCCCTTTTTCCAACATTGATCTAATTAGCTGTCGCAATGTGTTAATATACTTGGACAGAGAGTTGCAAAGCAAGGTACTGCATCTATTTCATTATGCCTTAAAGCATAATGGATTCCTCTTTCTGGGCACATCGGAAACTACAGGAGAGTTTATGGACTTTTTCAACGTCGTGGACCGTAAATGGAGAATTTACCAAAGCAAAGGAAATGCAGCCCTTTACCAAACATTGAAAAACTATTCGGCACCTTACATTAAAAGAGTCCCTTTGAGAATCAATACCCATCATCAGCAAGAAAAAATGGTCAGCATCAGAGAGATCGCTGAAAAAACCTTGTTGAGAGACTATGCCCCTGCCAGTGTAATCACCAGTAATTACGGAGACATCCTTTATTTTCATGGGCGTACGGGGAAATACCTGGAACCGGTGCAGGGTGACGCCAACATGAACATTTTTCAGATGGCCCGTAAAGGGCTCAAAGTGGAACTGGCAACCGCTATCCGCAAAGCAACCGTACAAAAAGAGTCCTCATACTTCCAGGGGCTTCACGTATCGGATAACGGTCAAACCTCCACCATCAACTTGAAAGTAACACCGGTCAATGAAGACTCTGAACTAATTATGGTGTCCTTTGAAGACGTTGTTCTCCCGGAGTCAGTGAGTTTGAATGAAATAGCCGCTACCAGCCAATATGGCATAGACGAAAAGATGGCAGCCATAGAACAGGAGCTCCAAAACAAAGATGAATACTTGCAAACCATTATAGAGGAACTGGAAACGTCCAACGAAGAACTGCAGTCCACCAACGAAGAATTTCAGTCTACTAACGAGGAGCTGGAGACTTCTAAGGAGGAACTGGGATCACTCAACGAAGAACTGATGACCGTCAATACCGAGTTGCAGCAAAAAATCGAAGAACTAACTCAAGCGAATAATGATTTAAACAACTTGCTGGCTGGAACAGGTGTGGCCACGATTTTTATTGACCACAATCTATGTATCCAACGATTTACACCCACCGCTACCCAAATCATCAACCTGATTGCTAGCGACGTAGGCCGCCCGGTCAACCACATTGCTTCCAACCTGAACGACTATGTTAACCTGGTGGAAGATGTGCAGTCGGTTCTGGACACCCTGGTACCGAAAGAGGTAGAAGTCCAAAGCAAGAACGGCAATTGGTACTTGATGCGCATCCTGCCATACCGCACATTAAGCAATGCCATTGAAGGAGCGGTTGTTAACTTTATTGACATTACAGAGCAGAAAAACGTACAGAGACTAAGCCGCTTGGCCGTAGTCGTCCAGGATTCTCTCGATGCCTTCATTTTGCAGGACCTTAAAGGTAAAATCCTGGCCTGGAACCCGGGAGCGGAAAAGCTCTATGGTTGGAGCGAGAACGAGGCTTTGGCAATGAATATACGGGACACCATACCAGAAGAGCTGCGTACAGATGCATTGAAAACGGTAAAGGAGCTAACAGAAAGAAAGAGTTTAGAACCTGCTAAAACCCAACGCCTTACAAAGCAGGGTAAAACCGTGAAAGTATGGATGAATGCCACATTATTGGTTAAGGATGATGAACCCTATGCCATTGCCACCACTGTGAGGGAAAGCGACTGA
- a CDS encoding helix-turn-helix domain-containing protein, whose amino-acid sequence MAISYNKLWKILIDKKMKKIEFMEAAGIGTTTLSKLLILQPKLHFSQKQYLCQCRLGME is encoded by the coding sequence ATGGCAATTAGCTATAATAAGCTTTGGAAAATTCTAATAGATAAGAAAATGAAAAAAATAGAGTTTATGGAAGCCGCAGGTATAGGTACAACTACACTTTCGAAGCTTCTAATTTTACAACCTAAACTGCATTTTTCCCAAAAACAGTATTTATGCCAGTGTAGGCTTGGAATGGAGTGA
- a CDS encoding putative ABC transporter permease subunit, which yields MNYILWFLKLRFLTLKNSLWKDAKTIMRTLIIAALILCAQFLLAYLLKKYIFSSVIPANDAQVRPVLLILFFVAVIWIYFIAFFQSISNFVRHFLKSPDLNYLISIPVPLNYVFLFKYSEYIINSIKGIIFVVFPFLAAIGLSVKAPWFYYAALIPFYIIVSVIPCTIGVGVAMVGVRILSSKAFGIISSIISFVINIVFVVLFSRVQEISPDHIIRIVEFMQKPLMSDLIPVTAGTRLFYSTVFGENFLQALVFLLIISAFFVAAAFVLSKKLFFEVWVKNQTAVAAVHRKSTTASKYNKESNSSVIFQWIKGEWRMAIRNQEMLMGCVFMLMFFLFTTFIFVYKGYFSTEPMLGLYILISVASIFNIMAVSIPFLPIEIASDKGLWKNRLWLLKVMPLEGGKVFDIQCIMFLIPGYIISLAGIICYSIINGLSFPVIFLSALVLKAILYGSSAIYNSVELLALTEFFEKNAFLGNLLTIILPVFYGVLSAGTIALFFAEDFISDVRILSGISRLLSLPVTVAVSVATVLAASFAARKIFKRAWEHLEI from the coding sequence ATGAATTATATCCTGTGGTTTTTGAAACTGAGATTCTTAACCCTTAAAAACAGTTTATGGAAAGATGCAAAGACAATCATGAGGACTCTGATAATTGCAGCCCTTATCTTATGTGCCCAGTTTTTATTGGCCTACTTATTAAAAAAGTATATTTTCAGCAGCGTAATACCAGCAAATGATGCACAAGTGAGACCTGTGCTTCTTATACTTTTCTTTGTTGCTGTAATTTGGATCTATTTTATAGCATTTTTTCAAAGTATTAGCAATTTTGTCCGCCATTTTTTAAAATCACCTGATTTAAATTACCTCATCTCAATACCTGTTCCCTTAAACTATGTTTTTTTATTTAAATATTCTGAGTATATTATAAACAGCATCAAAGGCATAATTTTTGTAGTTTTCCCTTTCCTTGCAGCAATAGGACTGTCGGTAAAAGCCCCATGGTTTTACTATGCGGCCTTAATACCATTTTATATTATTGTATCTGTTATTCCGTGTACAATTGGTGTTGGTGTTGCCATGGTAGGAGTGAGAATTTTATCGTCCAAAGCATTTGGAATAATTTCATCAATTATTTCATTCGTTATAAATATAGTATTTGTAGTTCTTTTTTCAAGAGTACAGGAGATTTCTCCAGACCATATTATAAGGATAGTTGAATTCATGCAAAAACCATTGATGTCTGATTTGATTCCTGTTACAGCAGGGACAAGGCTTTTTTATTCTACGGTTTTTGGAGAGAATTTTCTGCAAGCACTTGTCTTTCTATTGATAATCTCAGCATTCTTTGTTGCAGCGGCTTTTGTTTTATCAAAGAAGTTATTTTTTGAGGTGTGGGTGAAAAACCAAACTGCTGTTGCTGCAGTTCACAGAAAAAGCACTACTGCTTCAAAATACAATAAAGAATCTAACAGCAGTGTTATATTTCAATGGATAAAAGGTGAATGGAGAATGGCAATCAGAAATCAGGAAATGCTTATGGGTTGTGTTTTTATGCTGATGTTTTTTTTATTTACCACTTTTATATTTGTATATAAAGGATATTTTTCTACTGAACCCATGTTGGGCCTTTATATACTCATATCAGTTGCTTCTATATTCAATATTATGGCTGTCTCAATACCTTTTTTGCCTATAGAAATAGCATCGGATAAGGGTCTTTGGAAAAACCGTTTGTGGCTTCTTAAGGTTATGCCTTTGGAAGGGGGAAAAGTATTTGACATACAGTGTATTATGTTTCTTATTCCCGGTTATATAATAAGTCTGGCAGGTATTATATGTTATTCAATAATTAATGGTCTAAGCTTTCCTGTAATATTTTTGTCAGCATTGGTCTTAAAAGCCATACTTTATGGCAGCTCAGCAATATACAATTCAGTTGAACTCTTAGCATTAACAGAATTTTTTGAGAAGAATGCGTTTCTTGGGAATCTTCTTACCATAATTCTTCCTGTATTTTATGGGGTTTTATCGGCAGGAACCATAGCTTTGTTTTTTGCTGAAGATTTTATTTCAGATGTCCGGATTTTGTCGGGCATAAGTAGATTGTTAAGCCTTCCTGTTACAGTTGCAGTTTCTGTTGCAACAGTATTGGCAGCTTCTTTTGCAGCAAGAAAAATTTTTAAAAGGGCATGGGAGCATTTAGAAATATAA
- a CDS encoding hybrid sensor histidine kinase/response regulator, whose protein sequence is MTDLRNLRKRAEDEVKGKPSVTIKDLSLEEAHKLLHKLQVYQVELEMQNDELCQTQLELDASRTQYFDLFDTAPVGYVTLGAKGLIEEANMTFANLLGVDRSYLTCKPFTNFIFKEDQEVYYFNLKKMYETQKPSVFEVRIIHKNGDRLWVRLEMTVVNSQEGFVCRAVIVDITDLKETEEALREREEKYRVLVEKLQDTDRQKNDFIGLLSHEIRNPLASIMMGLSLLSSVDPCGGKAVQAREIMSRQVVQLSRLIDDLLDVTRINQNKIDLKIKRLELNGLIKRIVEDYMDLFQKKGVNLELELADIQTYVEGDAARLTQMVGNLLHNAVKFTNSGGSAEVVVLKDSVEQSAVIHIVDNGIGLESATLSNIFQPFVQVKEFIKHEDGGLGLGLVLVKGLAELHGGEVSAHSDGLGKGSRFVIRLPLASDQTDGGATEVFQDTLHKISRRVLVIDDISDVAQILKNLLEHEGHQVMVANSGKEGIAKAKMFRPEVVICDIGLPDIDGYQVAKALRAVEEMKGTYLISLSGYAREEDVQRAKEAGFHRQLAKPVELDTLRQTLAQVGMK, encoded by the coding sequence GTGACAGATTTACGGAACCTGCGCAAGCGGGCAGAGGATGAAGTAAAGGGAAAACCCAGTGTTACCATAAAGGATTTATCGCTGGAAGAGGCGCATAAGCTGCTCCACAAGCTCCAGGTTTACCAGGTAGAGTTGGAGATGCAAAATGATGAGTTGTGCCAAACACAATTGGAGTTGGATGCATCCCGCACCCAGTATTTTGATTTGTTCGATACGGCACCCGTTGGTTATGTGACCCTTGGTGCCAAAGGATTGATTGAGGAAGCGAATATGACTTTTGCTAATCTGCTTGGCGTGGATAGGAGTTACCTTACCTGTAAGCCCTTCACTAATTTCATTTTCAAGGAAGATCAGGAAGTCTATTACTTTAATTTAAAAAAAATGTATGAGACACAAAAGCCATCGGTTTTTGAAGTTAGGATTATTCATAAAAACGGTGATCGCTTATGGGTGCGATTGGAAATGACGGTGGTGAATAGTCAGGAGGGCTTTGTGTGCCGTGCGGTGATTGTGGACATTACAGACCTCAAGGAGACAGAGGAAGCCCTAAGAGAGCGTGAAGAGAAATACCGGGTCCTTGTTGAGAAACTTCAGGACACCGACCGCCAGAAGAATGATTTTATCGGCCTTCTCTCCCATGAAATTCGCAATCCCCTAGCCTCCATAATGATGGGGTTGTCGCTCCTAAGCAGTGTGGATCCATGTGGGGGAAAGGCTGTGCAGGCCCGAGAAATTATGAGCCGCCAGGTTGTGCAATTATCCCGTCTTATAGACGACTTGCTGGATGTTACCCGTATCAACCAGAATAAAATCGACCTTAAAATAAAGCGGCTTGAACTTAATGGGTTGATTAAGCGAATTGTAGAGGATTACATGGACTTATTTCAAAAAAAAGGGGTTAATCTGGAATTGGAACTTGCTGATATTCAGACCTATGTGGAAGGGGATGCAGCGCGCCTGACACAGATGGTGGGAAACCTGCTTCATAATGCCGTTAAATTCACTAATAGCGGTGGCAGTGCTGAGGTTGTTGTTTTAAAGGATAGCGTGGAGCAATCTGCAGTTATACATATTGTAGATAACGGGATTGGCCTGGAATCTGCAACGTTGTCTAACATATTTCAACCCTTTGTGCAGGTAAAAGAATTTATTAAACATGAGGATGGGGGTCTTGGGCTGGGCCTGGTGCTGGTTAAAGGTTTGGCTGAGTTGCATGGGGGAGAAGTATCTGCTCACAGTGACGGCTTGGGTAAAGGTTCACGCTTTGTTATTAGGTTGCCGCTTGCAAGCGACCAAACTGATGGTGGGGCTACCGAGGTTTTTCAAGATACTCTTCATAAGATAAGTCGGCGTGTATTAGTGATTGATGATATCAGTGATGTGGCACAGATTCTTAAAAATCTGCTGGAACACGAAGGCCACCAGGTTATGGTAGCTAATAGCGGAAAAGAGGGTATTGCAAAAGCGAAGATGTTTCGACCCGAAGTTGTGATTTGCGATATTGGACTACCCGATATTGATGGCTACCAGGTGGCCAAAGCCTTACGCGCAGTTGAAGAAATGAAAGGAACATATCTGATTTCTCTCTCAGGGTATGCGAGAGAAGAAGATGTTCAGCGGGCAAAGGAGGCGGGTTTTCACAGACAACTTGCTAAACCCGTAGAACTGGACACATTAAGGCAGACTTTGGCTCAAGTGGGGATGAAATAA
- the fdhF gene encoding formate dehydrogenase subunit alpha, producing the protein MNVIKLTINGQPVETTVGTTILEAARQAKIDIPTFCHDPQLVGTGACRICVVEVENMKNLPASCVAPVYDGMVVHTESERVVQARKANLNLLLANHPLDCLTCEKNGTCKLQDYCYRYNVKNTDFIGEKKNLPRETSNPFYERDMNKCILCGKCARICHEINGAGAIDYANRGFNSTISTAFDEPLENSTCVFCGMCVDICPVGALTSKIGLGAARAWEVKKVKTTCPYCGTGCSFYLHVKEDKIVDVSPNYESPVNRGNLCVKGRFGWDFVHSPERLTKPLIKKDGKLVESTWEEALSFVADRIKDTIKSHGPDAIAGISSARCTNEDNYLLQKLFRMLGTNNIDHCARLCHAPTVAALATAFGSGAMTNSISEIEFSNCLLVTGSNTTETHPVISYRILKAKNRGTSLIVADPRRIGLAEVADIFLQHRPGSDVALFNGLLHVIIKENKLDQDFIKNRTEGFEEVKKTVEKYTPEYVEKITGVPAELIIDAALMYAEAETASILYTMGITQHTSGTNNVMSIGNLAMATGNLGKLNSGVNPLRGQNNVQGACDMGALPGVFPGYQGVTDPKNIEKFNRSWNAVLSSKPGLTVTEMFDAAETREIKLMYIMGENVMLSDANVNHVEKAIKNLDLLVVQDIFLTETAQIADVVFPAASFAEKDGTFSNTERRVQRIRRAVTTRGESRPDWLILSDLANKLGFSWDYPHPSYIMEEIASLTPSYGGLSYSRIENEGLQWPCPSPEHPGTPCMHIDKFVRGLGKFHAVENELPAEVPDESYPLVLTTGRMLYHYHTGTMTRRSRSLEEFKPEDFLKINPQDAEKLNITQGENVRVSSRRGEIETRVELTDMVPQGVVFMTFHYHESPVNKLTNSAIDPIAKIPELKVCAVKVEKIETDDPGPIISNTKCC; encoded by the coding sequence ATGAATGTAATTAAGCTAACGATTAACGGACAACCAGTAGAAACGACAGTGGGCACAACAATCCTGGAGGCAGCCCGGCAGGCAAAAATAGATATACCTACCTTTTGCCATGACCCGCAGTTGGTAGGAACCGGTGCCTGCCGTATTTGTGTGGTAGAAGTAGAAAATATGAAGAACCTGCCGGCTTCCTGTGTAGCTCCAGTATATGATGGAATGGTGGTACATACTGAATCGGAGCGAGTGGTTCAAGCCAGAAAGGCAAACCTTAACCTTCTCTTAGCCAACCATCCCCTGGACTGTCTCACCTGTGAAAAGAACGGAACCTGTAAACTTCAGGATTACTGCTACCGGTATAATGTAAAAAATACCGATTTTATTGGAGAAAAAAAGAATCTTCCCCGGGAGACAAGTAACCCATTCTATGAGAGGGATATGAATAAATGTATTCTCTGTGGTAAATGTGCCAGGATCTGCCATGAAATAAACGGTGCTGGAGCCATCGATTATGCTAATCGCGGGTTTAATTCCACCATATCTACGGCCTTTGATGAACCTTTGGAAAACTCCACTTGTGTTTTCTGTGGTATGTGTGTGGATATATGCCCAGTTGGTGCACTAACTTCTAAAATAGGCCTGGGAGCAGCTCGGGCCTGGGAAGTTAAAAAAGTCAAAACTACCTGTCCTTACTGCGGAACCGGATGCAGCTTTTACCTGCATGTAAAAGAAGATAAGATTGTTGATGTTTCCCCTAATTATGAAAGTCCGGTAAACCGAGGAAATCTTTGTGTAAAAGGCCGGTTTGGTTGGGACTTTGTACACAGCCCGGAACGGCTGACCAAACCCTTAATCAAAAAAGATGGAAAGCTGGTGGAGTCTACCTGGGAGGAAGCCTTGAGTTTTGTGGCTGATAGAATAAAAGATACAATTAAAAGTCATGGCCCGGATGCCATAGCCGGAATCAGTTCAGCCCGCTGTACCAATGAAGACAACTACCTTTTACAGAAACTGTTCCGTATGCTGGGCACCAACAACATAGACCACTGTGCCCGCCTCTGCCATGCCCCTACCGTAGCTGCTCTGGCCACCGCATTTGGCAGCGGGGCCATGACCAACAGTATCTCCGAAATTGAATTTTCTAACTGCCTTCTGGTCACCGGTTCCAACACCACGGAAACCCATCCGGTAATCAGCTATCGCATACTGAAAGCAAAAAACCGGGGAACCAGTTTAATAGTAGCTGATCCCCGCCGTATTGGCCTGGCGGAAGTGGCAGATATTTTTCTCCAGCACCGGCCCGGTTCCGATGTAGCCCTATTTAACGGCCTTCTTCACGTAATTATTAAGGAAAATAAATTGGACCAGGATTTCATTAAAAATCGAACTGAAGGCTTTGAAGAAGTAAAGAAAACTGTGGAGAAATATACTCCGGAATACGTAGAAAAAATCACTGGAGTGCCCGCTGAACTAATTATAGATGCAGCGTTAATGTATGCTGAAGCGGAAACTGCTTCCATTCTATATACTATGGGAATCACCCAGCATACCTCCGGTACAAATAACGTAATGTCCATAGGCAACCTGGCTATGGCCACCGGGAACCTTGGCAAATTAAACTCTGGCGTGAACCCTCTCCGGGGTCAAAATAACGTTCAGGGAGCCTGTGATATGGGAGCTCTACCAGGAGTTTTCCCCGGATATCAGGGGGTAACAGATCCTAAAAACATAGAAAAGTTTAACCGCTCTTGGAATGCGGTTCTCAGCAGTAAACCGGGCCTTACAGTAACAGAAATGTTCGATGCCGCTGAAACAAGGGAAATAAAACTTATGTATATAATGGGAGAAAACGTCATGCTCAGTGATGCCAATGTTAATCATGTGGAAAAAGCCATAAAGAATCTTGACCTTCTGGTGGTGCAGGATATCTTCCTAACAGAAACTGCACAAATAGCTGATGTCGTTTTCCCAGCCGCTTCCTTTGCGGAAAAAGACGGCACCTTTTCAAATACTGAGAGAAGGGTACAACGAATTAGAAGGGCCGTAACAACCCGGGGGGAAAGCCGGCCGGACTGGCTGATCCTCAGTGACCTGGCCAACAAACTGGGATTTTCTTGGGACTACCCCCACCCGTCTTATATCATGGAGGAAATTGCATCCTTGACTCCCAGTTATGGTGGCCTCAGTTATTCCCGTATTGAGAATGAAGGGCTGCAGTGGCCCTGTCCCTCCCCAGAACACCCGGGCACGCCCTGTATGCACATTGACAAATTTGTAAGGGGCCTGGGCAAATTTCATGCAGTGGAAAATGAACTCCCCGCAGAAGTGCCAGATGAATCCTATCCCCTGGTTTTAACCACAGGAAGGATGCTGTACCACTACCATACCGGGACCATGACCCGTAGGAGCAGAAGCCTGGAGGAATTTAAGCCTGAGGATTTCTTGAAAATTAATCCCCAGGATGCCGAGAAACTCAATATAACTCAGGGAGAAAATGTCAGAGTATCCTCCCGCCGGGGTGAAATTGAAACCCGGGTAGAACTAACCGATATGGTCCCCCAGGGAGTGGTTTTCATGACCTTCCATTACCATGAATCCCCAGTAAACAAATTGACCAATAGTGCCATAGACCCCATAGCTAAAATACCTGAACTTAAGGTTTGTGCGGTGAAAGTGGAAAAGATAGAAACAGATGACCCTGGACCGATAATATCAAATACGAAATGCTGCTGA